Proteins encoded in a region of the Marinobacter arenosus genome:
- a CDS encoding LrgB family protein, with amino-acid sequence MNEPGLRDIWVYLSTSPLLGLTITLVAYGLAYRLYLRADSNPLANPVVTSVAMLIGLLLLTGTSYSDYFEGGQFVHFLLGPATVALAVPLYQQFSRLRQLWLPVTISLVCGVLIAAGSSIGLAWMLGGSTEIQMSLAPKSATAPVAMGISEKIGGLPSLTAVLVVITGITGAVLGTKLFEWIRVKDDTAKGIAMGVAAHGIGTARAFQVSSQMGAFSGLAMALSAFATALIVPWLVDWMQALF; translated from the coding sequence ATGAATGAGCCGGGACTGCGGGATATCTGGGTCTACCTTTCGACCTCTCCTTTGCTGGGGCTGACCATCACCCTGGTCGCCTATGGCCTGGCGTACCGCCTGTACCTGCGCGCCGATTCCAATCCGCTGGCCAACCCGGTGGTCACCTCCGTGGCCATGCTGATCGGACTGCTTCTGCTGACGGGAACCTCGTACAGCGATTACTTCGAGGGCGGCCAGTTTGTCCATTTCCTGCTGGGGCCGGCCACGGTTGCCCTGGCTGTGCCCCTGTACCAGCAGTTCTCCCGACTCCGGCAACTCTGGCTACCGGTGACCATTTCGCTGGTGTGCGGGGTACTGATTGCCGCGGGCAGTTCAATCGGGCTCGCCTGGATGCTGGGCGGCTCGACGGAGATCCAGATGTCGCTGGCGCCCAAGTCCGCGACGGCACCGGTGGCCATGGGTATTTCCGAAAAGATTGGCGGGTTGCCGTCGCTGACCGCCGTACTGGTTGTGATTACCGGCATCACCGGCGCGGTGCTGGGCACCAAGCTGTTCGAATGGATCCGGGTGAAAGACGATACCGCGAAGGGCATCGCCATGGGGGTGGCTGCCCACGGCATTGGCACCGCCCGGGCCTTTCAGGTCAGTTCCCAGATGGGCGCGTTCTCGGGACTGGCCATGGCGCTGTCCGCCTTTGCAACCGCCCTCATCGTGCCCTGGCTGGTGGACTGGATGCAGGCGCTGTTCTGA